Proteins from a single region of Ischnura elegans chromosome 2, ioIscEleg1.1, whole genome shotgun sequence:
- the LOC124153247 gene encoding uncharacterized protein K02A2.6-like: MVSELVRDRLVVGLRNAKLSEALQLDPELTLERAVTKARQAEDVHRQQTLIRSNSGEDKTVHSQARGSEVDVVRKKAPRHQKASTSTAALPDQMKVSGRKCPRCGKTPQHVFARCPARQSACALCKKKGHWAAVCRTKAVAEIDKRLPGEDDHFFLGSISTGEEPWRVSLVIGNQEIPFKVDTGADVTVIGAELFKTLKGIQLENTTTFLRGPNRSRLQAKGKFRSLLRWKDRVYEDEIFVVNGVEDALLGRPAISSLGILTWLREITTGHPEENYQELFRGLGRMPKPYVIRIKDEAVPYAVSTPRRVPLPLRDKVEKEIKKMVGEGIITAVEEPTEWCAPTVVVPKADGGVRICVDFTKLNKCIRKEQHELPTVDECLTLMKASGAKIFTKLDACRGYYQIPLERECRPLTTFITPFGRYCFNRMPMGLSSAGEHFQRRMSEALTGLKGVVNVMDDILVFAATQPEHDVRLNAVLQRLRENGITLNREKCRFRVAETKFLGHVISAEDGIKPDPEKITAIEKLPQPETVAEIRRFLGIVHYHLKFLPHLADVTQPLRELMREKEPLPWAATHTKAFQEIKQRLTRAPSLAMYETNRPTRVLADSSSYGLGATLEQRQSDGDWRAVCFASRALTDTERHYAQLEKEVLALTWACEKLANYLVGKKFLLCTDHKPLVALLGTKPLSELSARVQRFRMRLMRFDYEVIYVPGKKLYTPDALSRSPISKTPKEGDILTDEDVELYVEAVKADLPMSDKLMKEVLKAQREDERTRRITKYVKEGWPRKEKLLLEDTSFYHERANLSLLDGLLVKGTRVYIPESWRKEILSRIHEGHLGISKCRRRMQQSVWWPGASHQILEMISKCPECLERRPSRVEPLRPTETPARPWQMVGMDICHSRGREYLVIVDYFSKYPKVAYLENTRATNVIAKIKSIFARHGIPQVVRTDNGPPFGGREFQEFANKYGMEVVTSSPYYPKSNGLAEAAVKTVKNILAKERDPWLGFLAYRASPMESGYSPAELLMGRKLRTTLPFHPTKLNPKWPSLTVLRDKNKVIAERQKRNYDRRHRTKELPLLPAGATVWVRDRREYGTVVGESGHPRSYLIETGSGVIRRNRVALTLAERQPSISSDYEAFFPDLESTAKSHSPPETGVFRTRYGRLARNLYVWVKIRLMLQGEKEV; the protein is encoded by the exons ATGGTGTCAG AATTGGTGAGGGACCGTCTGGTAGTTGGTTTACGGAACGCCAAGTTGTCCGAAGCCCTACAATTGGATCCGGAGCTTACGCTGGAGAGAGCCGTTACAAAGGCGAGGCAAGCAGAAGACGTGCACAGGCAACAGACGCTGATAAGGAGTAACTCAGGGGAAGATAAAACAGTCCACTCGCAGGCACGAGGATCTGAGGTGGACGTGGTGCGGAAGAAGGCTCCACGGCACCAGAAGGCATCGACGTCAACAGCCGCCCTACCCGACCAAATGAAGGTGAGTGGTCGCAAATGTCCACGGTGCGGGAAAACGCCGCAGCACGTTTTCGCACGATGTCCGGCGCGTCAATCTGCGTGCGCCCTTTGTAAAAAGAAAGGACATTGGGCAGCAGTTTGCAGAACGAAGGCGGTGGCTGAAATTGACAAGCGGCTACCGGGTGAAGACGACCATTTCTTTTTGGGAAGCATTTCGACGGGAGAAGAACCATGGAGGGTCTCACTCGTCATCGGTAACCAAGAAATCCCCTTCAAAGTCGATACAGGCGCGGATGTCACTGTCATCGGCGCCGAATTATTTAAAACGTTGAAGGGAATACAACTCGAAAACACCACAACATTCCTCCGCGGCCCAAATCGAAGCAGATTGCAGGCCAAAGGAAAATTCCGGTCACTTCTACGTTGGAAGGATCGCGTGTACGAGGACGAGATTTTCGTGGTGAATGGAGTTGAAGATGCGCTCTTGGGACGTCCAGCTATATCATCCCTGGGAATTTTGACTTGGCTGCGAGAAATAACAACTGGCCATCCGGAAGAAAATTACCAGGAACTTTTTCGTGGGCTAGGAAGAATGCCGAAACCTTACGTCATTCGCATCAAGGATGAAGCCGTGCCCTATGCGGTATCTACGCCGAGAAGAGTGCCCTTGCCATTGAGAGATAAGGTTgagaaagaaatcaagaaaatggtggGGGAAGGAATAATAACGGCGGTAGAAGAGCCGACGGAGTGGTGCGCGCCCACGGTAGTAGTGCCTAAAGCAGACGGAGGAGTTCGAATATGTGTAGAtttcactaaattaaataaatgcattcggaaAGAACAGCACGAACTGCCAACCGTGGATGAATGTCTAACACTGATGAAGGCTTCAGgagcgaaaattttcacaaaattggatgCTTGCAGAGGATACTACCAAATACCACTAGAGAGGGAATGCCGTCCGCTGACTACTTTCATTACCCCTTTTGGAAGGTATTGTTTTAACCGGATGCCGATGGGATTATCTTCAGCTGGagagcattttcaaagacgaatGTCCGAAGCATTGACGGGGTTAAAGGGAGTAGTCAACGTTATGGATGACATACTCGTATTTGCAGCGACGCAGCCGGAGCACGACGTGAGATTGAACGCCGTCCTCCAGCGTCTTAGAGAAAATGGGATCACGTTGAATCGCGAGAAATGCCGATTTCGGGTCGCAGAGACAAAATTCTTAGGTCATGTCATATCGGCCGAGGATGGAATCAAGCCAGatcctgaaaaaattacggcaataGAGAAATTGCCGCAGCCCGAAACGGTAGCAGAGATACGTCGATTTCTTGGAATTGTGCATTATCATCTGAAATTTCTCCCTCACTTGGCGGATGTTACCCAACCGTTGAGAGAGCTGATGAGGGAAAAAGAGCCTTTGCCATGGGCTGCTACGCACACCAAAGCTTTCCAAGAAATCAAGCAAAGGTTAACTAgggccccatcattagccatgtaCGAGACAAATCGACCGACAAGAGTATTAGCCGACTCATCGTCTTATGGATTGGGAGCTACACTAGAGCAGCGGCAGTCAGATGGTGATTGGAGAGCGGTATGTTTTGCGTCACGGGCGTTGACAGATACCGAAAGACACTACGCCCAATTGGAAAAGGAGGTATTAGCGCTTACCTGGGCgtgtgaaaaattagcaaattatttagtAGGCAAGAAATTTCTTCTATGTACGGATCATAAACCACTCGTGGCACTATTGGGAACAAAACCCCTCAGCGAATTGTCCGCCAGAGTGCAGCGTTTCCGTATGCGCCTCATGCGTTTCGACTATGAGGTAATTTATGTTCCCGGAAAGAAATTGTATACGCCAGATGCTCTCTCACGATCACCAATCTCCAAAACCCCAAAAGAAGGCGATATTCTCACCGATGAAGACGTGGAATTGTACGTCGAAGCTGTGAAAGCGGATTTACCAATGAGCGACAAACTCATGAAGGAAGTGTTGAAAGCGCAACGAGAAGATGAAAGAACTCGACGAATAACTAAGTATGTGAAAGAAGGCTGGCCACGTAAAGAGAAACTGCTGTTGGAGGATACCAGCTTCTACCACGAACGAGCAAATCTTTCCCTCCTGGACGGGCTACTAGTCAAGGGGACCAGGGTTTACATCCCGGAATCATGGAGGAAAGAGATATTGAGCCGTATCCACGAAGGTCATCTAGGTATTTCAAAGTGCCGGAGGCGGATGCAGCAGTCGGTGTGGTGGCCAGGAGCATCCCATCAAATACTGGAAATGATAAGCAAGTGCCCGGAATGTCTCGAACGTCGTCCATCGCGAGTAGAGCCGTTGAGACCTACGGAGACACCGGCACGGCCCTGGCAGATGGTGGGAATGGATATTTGTCATAGCAGAGGGCGTGAGTACTTAGTCATCGTAGACTACTTTTCAAAATACCCTAAAGTCGCGTATTTGGAAAATACGCGGGCCACGAACGtgatagcgaaaataaaatcaatattcgcACGTCACGGAATCCCACAAGTAGTCCGAACGGACAATGGGCCACCGTTTGGAGGAAGAGAGTTCCAGGAATTCGCGAACAAATACGGAATGGAGGTCGTAACTAGCAGTCCATACTACCCAAAGAGTAATGGACTAGCGGAAGCAGCGGTGAAAACGGTAAAAAACATACTGGCGAAAGAAAGAGACCCGTGGTTGGGGTTTCTTGCATACCGTGCATCACCCATGGAGTCGGGGTATTCCCCAGCGGAACTACTAATGGGACGTAAGCTGAGAACGACTTTGCCATTTCATCCTACGAAGTTGAATCCCAAATGGCCCAGCCTCACGGTCCTACGGGATAAGAATAAGGTCATCGCGGAGAGACAGAAGAGGAACTACGACCGACGACACCGGACGAAAGAACTACCCCTATTGCCTGCGGGAGCCACCGTTTGGGTGAGAGATCGTCGGGAGTATGGAACGGTTGTCGGAGAGTCGGGCCATCCCCGGTCCTATCTCATTGAGACGGGTAGTGGagtcatcaggaggaatcggGTGGCGCTGACATTAGCTGAACGGCAGCCGAGTATTTCGAGTGATTACGAAGCATTTTTTCCAGACCTCGAGTCTACAGCGAAGAGCC